The Candidatus Sphingomonas colombiensis genome contains the following window.
ACCGCGGATCGTCATCCACACGTTCCAGGCCATGAAGAAAGCGCCGGTGATGTAGAGCAGCCCACCCAGCGTGCGGATCAGATAATAAGGGTGAAGCGCCGCGACGACCTCAGCGAACGAATAGACGAGATAGCCGTCGTCACCATATTCGCGCCACATCAGCCCCTGCATGATCCCGGCCACCCACATCGCGGAAGCGTAGAGGACGATCCCCAGCGTCGCGCACCAGAAGTGCCAGTTGACCATGCGCAACGAGTAGAGCCGCTCACGTCCCCACAGGCGCGGCGTCATGAAATAGATCGCGCCGAAGGTGATCATGCCGTTCCAGCCGAGCGCGCCCGAATGAACATGGCCGATCGTCCAGTTGGTATAATGGCTCAGGGAGTTGACCGTCTTGATCGACATCATCGGCCCCTCGAACGTGCTCATCCCGTAAAAGGCGAGCGCGAACACCATCATGCGGATGATCGGATCGGTGCGGATCTTGTCCCACGCGCCGTTCAACGTCATCAGGCCGTTGATCATGCCGCCCCAACTCGGCATCCACAGCATCACCGAGAACACCATGCCGAGCGTCTGCGCCCAATCCGGCAGCGCGGTGTAATGAAGGTGGTGCGGCCCGGCCCAGATGTAGAGGAAGATCAGCGACCAGAAATGGACGATCGACAGGCGGTAACTATAGACCGGCCGCTCAGCCTGCTTAGGCACGAAATAGTACATCATGCCGAGGAAGCCGGCCGTCAGGAAGAAGCCGACGGCATTGTGGCCATACCACCATTGCGTCAGCGCATCCTGCACGCCCGAGAAAGCGGAATAGGATTTCGATCCGACAAGGCTGACCGGCATCGACAGGTTGTTGACGATGTGCAGCATCGCGATCGTGATGATGAACGCGAGGTAGAACCAGTTCGCGACATAGATGTGCGGTTCGGAACGGCGCACGATGGTGCCGACGAACACCACGAGATAGGCGACCCACACGATGGTCAGCCAGATATCGACATACCATTCCGGCTCGGCATATTCGCGCGCTTCGGTGATGCCCATGACATAGCCGGTCGCGGCCAGGACGATGAACAACTGATATCCCCAGAACACGAAATTCGCGAGGTTGGGCCAGAACAGCCGCGCGCGGCACGTGCGCTGTACGACATAGAAGCTTGTCGCGATCAGCGCGTTGCCGCCGAACGCGAAGATCACCGCAGAGGTATGCAGCGGCCGGATGCGTCCGAAATTGACGTATTCGCCAAGGTTCAGCTGCGGGAAGGTCAATTGTGCGGCGATGAACACGCCGACCAGGAAGCCGACGATGCCCCAGAACACCGTCGCGATCACGCCCCAGCGGATCACATCGTCATAATATTGCCCGGCGGTGGCCGGAGAGACGCGCGGTCCCATGCCGTCCTTCGGCTTGGCGCCCAGCCCACGCACCGCGACGAAGAATGCGGCGGCGGCGGCGATCCCCATATGCACCGCGAAGCCGCCATCGACCGCGGTTGCAGCGGCGAACGATGCAAGCAGCGCCAGGAACAGCCACCCGGCGGATGCGCTGATATCGTTTGCCATTCGGGTTACCTCGTTGCGCAGGATGCTTGACCGGCTGGCAGTCCGATCGTTCATCTTTTTGGGGGATCGAGAAGGTGCCGGACGCCCCCCTTTCCAGCGTCCGGCGCGTCGAGGTTGCGACGCCGGGCCGCCACATTCATTGATCTGGATCAAAAATTCGGTGAGCGGGCGATCGCGCAGAGCCGTTCATGATCCAGCACCGTGCAGTCGCGCGCATTGACGAGCGTGATCACGCCCTCGGCGCGCAAGTGGCCAAGCTGCCGGCTGACCGTCTCAGCGGCAAGGCCCAGGAAATTCGCGACTTCCTCTCGACGCAAAGGAATCCGCACCGGCTTCCCGTCCGCATGGGCGGTGATATAGAGAATGAAGACCGCCACCCGCTCCCGCGCGCTGCTGTGACCAAGCATGCGTAAGCGGCCGCGCGCCCGTTCGGAGGCGGCAATCGCACGCTCAACCAGCATCCTCCGCATGGGCGGAAAGGTGTCGAGCGCGTGCGCGAAATCGTGACGGGAAAATGCGCATATTTCGGTCTGGGCCAGGGTGGTGGCCGTCACGATCTGCTCGCGCACACGGGGCGTACCAAGGAAGTCGCCGGCAAACATCAGGTCGACGATCTGCTCGCGCCCGTCCTTTGCGTGGAGGGACAATTTGAGCGCGCCGGACACTATATTGGCACACAGATCGCCACAGTCGCCCATCGGATAACCGGCGGGCATGATATGCCGTGATCGGCTCACGTGGAGCGCCGCCAGTTCGCGATCCTCCAGCGCGGCGCACAGGGACGTGTCGCGCACGGGACATGTCCGGCATTGCCTTGCCGGGCCCGCGCGACCAATGCCTGCCCGCGCATCATCGAGGCGATTAGCCGATACTGCCCCTTTTTCTTCAAGGCATGACTCAGGCTGCGTCGTCGGCATCGCAACAATTCGCGCGCTTGCGCGGGTTACATGCATGACAACCGCACGCGCCATCGTCGCGCCGTGGCTGTTGCAGTGGCGCCAAAGGAAGCCTGATCCCCGCGCCGGGCTGCCCGCAAATGCCGATCGCCACCCCCGATGGCGGCATCGCAGCCTGTAGCGGAGCCGTTGCCAGCGCGCATATGGCAGCGATCGCGGGCGCGCGGTCTCTATACCGCACTGCTAAACCGCGTCGCGCTATGCTGGCTATAAGGATCGATCGTAGCCGCAATGGCGCGCGCATAAGGCATCGCTTCCGGTGCCAAAATCAGCCGCTCTCCCAACCACCTGACCAACCCGCAGGCGGCAAAAGGCGCCATCCGTTCGCGTATTGTTGAACGATCGGGCAACCCCGTGAGATCGACACTGCCCCGGCAGAGCAATTGCTCGATCGCCAAACCTCGCCGCCGGTCGATCCTGTCGCGCCGGACACCGCGCGCACTCGCAAATCCACCATGCGCAATGCGCAGATGGTAGCGGCCGACGTTTTTCTCGTTCTGAACCAGCAGGCCGGGAAACATGCTGATTGCCGATGCTCCAAGACCAACGAGCACGTCCGCGGTATCGTCCGTAAAACCCTGAAAATTGCGCCGTAACGTTTCCGACCGAGCCGCCAGGGCGAGTTCATCATGGGGCTGCGCGAAATGATCGAAACCAATCGACTGCCAGCCCGCGCCCGCCAGTCGGCTGTGCGCCGCCTCCGCCTGCCGGAAACGCGCTTCCGCGCCAGGCAGCGCGCGCGAGTCAATCTGACGCTGACGGGGGATCAGATGAGGGACATGGGCATAGCCAAAGACCGCCAGCCGATCCGGCTGCATCTCGAGCGCGATATCTATCGTGTCGAGCAATAGCGACGCATCCTGTCCGGGCAGGCCATACATCAGATCGAAATTGATCGAACTCACCCCCGCTGCGCGCAGCCGCGCGGTTACCTCGGCGATCATCTCCGTCGGCTGGACGCGGCCGATTGCCCGCTGCAATTCGGGCGAGAATGTCTGGACGCCAAGGCTGGCCCGCGTCACGCTGGCGCTCGCGAACGCCTCGTCCCAGCGCGCCTCGAACCGCCGCGGATCCAGTTCGACAGACACGGCCGCGTTGGCACAGTCGAATGCCGTGCGCACCTCGCGCAATAGGGCCGCGAATTGATGCGGAGACAACGCATTGGGGCTGCCGCCACCGAACGCGATACGGCCCACTCGTCCGCGCCCGCCCAAATGTCGCGCGACCAGCCTTACCTCCTCGGTCAGTCGCTCGAGATAAGCAGCCACCCGCGCGGTGCGGTTGGCAGCGCCGGTGTTGCATCCGCAATACCAGCAGATTTCGTGGCAATAAGGTATATGAAGATAGAGCGAGACCGGCGCGTCTGCGGCAACGCCTTCGAGCGCTTCCTTCATGTCCCGCGCGTCGATCTCGCCAAATTCTGCCGCGGTCGGAAAGCTCGTGTAGCGCGGCACAGGCGTCGCCAGCAGCTCGGGATAATAGGTCCACATACGAGTGGATTATGCGATTCGGCGTGATCTTCATTGATTCTGATCAATTAGCCGAATGGAGATAACCAGCGCTCGGCGTTGGCAGATTTGTTGCTCGCATGCGTTCCGCCTGCTAGCCTTATCGCATGTCAAGCTGCGACCTATGCGCTATCCGAAATCGCGCGATATGCTCCGCACTCGACGCCAAAGAAATCGAAACGCTAAACGCGATCGGGCGCCGTCAACAGCTCGCCGCCGGGGAACCTCTGATCTGGGAAGGCGAGGATTCAGTACGGGTTGCGAATGTCATAGAAGGCACGCTGAAGCTGTCCTCGGGCACCCGGGACGGCCGTGAGCAAATCGTTGGCCTCGTCTATCCGTCGGACTTCATAGGACGGCCGTTCGCGGACACTGCCAATCATGAAGTGACGGCGCTGACCGACGCCCGTGTTTGCGTTTTCAACCGACGCGACTTCGATGCCTTCACGCGGGAACATCCGGCGCTGGAGCATAAGTTGCTGGAGCACACACTGAACGATCTGGACCGCACGCGGCGCTGGATGCTGCTATTGGGCCGTAAATCGGCCTCCGAAAAGATCGCCTGTCTCTTGCTCGAAATGTCGGAACGGCTTGCTTTTCCGAACTGTAAAGCCGGCTTTGAGGCGGCGCATCAACACCTCAGCCTTCCCTTTTCACGCCAGCAGATTGCTGACCTGCTCGGGCTGACAATCGAAACCGTCAGTCGCCAATTTACCCGGCTGAAGAAGGAGGGCGTCATCGATCTCCCGTCGCGCCGCGAGGTGATCATCCTCGATCATGCAAGGCTCCTCGTCGAAGCCGGCTGATCGGCGGCGTGACTACGGCCGCCGATCAGCCCAGGCATCACGATCTCGCGGCGGACGTAGGACACCTCGCACTGGCAGAACGGTGCCTTCAACTTGGCGGTCGTCCCGATGACGGCGATCCGGTCGCCGCCGTACCACCGTCAGTTGAGGTCGATCACGTCGCCAATCCTAAAGGTCAGCGCCTAGCTTTCGGGATACAACGCCTTCCTGCAAGCAGGGTCGGCTTTTTCCAGACCGCCGATTTTTGCGGCGTTCCACGGGCTGCCCATCTTGTCGCTGTAGCGATACCAGAACCCGTATAGCCGATCATGCGCGGGAACGAGCGTCGCTGCCCCGATGCTCTTTTCTGGGGCTGAGAACCACGTCAGGCGCATGATCCGACCATAGATCGTCCCACGCAATGCACCTACGCCGCTATTGTAGCAGCCGAATATCTCGTTTCCTTTCTGACGGATGGCAATCGGGCCATATTCATGGGCATAGACGCCCGACGCATCGGCGGTATCGGTCACGCCGCGCTCCGCCAGCGTGCCGAGCGCTTCGAACTCGGCCAGTCTGGTCGCACCCTTACCATCCCAGTTACTGTCGATTTGCAACTTGATCCATCGCGTCGAGATTTCCTTGGGCAGCGGAAATTCGCTGCGAGTATTGGGCTTGGCCTCACCCTGAAGGATTGTCGTATAGGGACCGTCCGGCCCCGTGGTGGAACCGAGAATAGCGAATTTGCGAACAGGCGAACCTTCGGCACTTTGGGAGGAAGAGCCGTCCTCACGTAATATCGGCGTAAAACGCGTGTCGACGACGAAGGCCTTAACCTTGCCTATGCCGGCCAATTCGAACTGGAGATTATGTGGAAAGGTGGCATTCTTGTCCGACGTCCATCCGTAGGCCGTGCTGCCGTCAAGCAGGTTGATCGTCCAGTTTGACCAATGACGCTTCTCTTCGCCGGGATCAGCCATTGCGATCCCGCCCCAGGTGATGTGCAGGATATTGTTTTCGTCTGGGGGAACCGGCACCTGATCCGCCTTCTCCCTTTCCACCTTCCCGCACGAAGCCAGGCAGAAAAGGGCAATCGCACTGGCGGATAGCAAGCGTTTCATTTCAGGGTGTCCTTCTTCGGGTGACGGGAGGGCGCGACTCTCGCGATCAATGAGGTTAGGTGCGCAGGCGCTCCGCGCTTTTTTGCGCATCGCCGGGCCGCCCCTCCGCCCGCGCGGCATAGCGCCGGGCGAGGACCGAGCAGACGATGAGCTGCAACTGATGATAAAGGATGATCGGCAGCATGATCATGCCCAGCGCAGAGCTGCCGGCGAACAGGATCTTGGCGATTGGGGCGCCGTTGGCGAGGCTCTTCTTCGATCCGCAGAATACTGTCGTCACCTCGTCCGGCAGCGAGAAGCCCCAGGCGCGTGAAACATTCATGGTGAGCCACAGGACCAGTGCGAGCAGCCCCCCCGCGATCACCGCAATCTCCCCGATCACCCACGGCGAATATCGCCACCACAAGCCGGACGCGGTCGATTCGCAGAAGGCGGAATAGACGATCAGGACGATCACCCCGCGATCGAGCAGGTTGATGATCCGCTTGTTCGCGGCCAGCCGCTTCGCGATCAGCGGGCGCATCACCTGCCCCACCGCGAACGGCAGCAGCAATGTCATCGCAATATCGGCGATCGCGGGCAGGATCGGGAACGGCTTGCCGCTCACCGCGACGATTGTGGCGATCAACATCGGCGTGATCGCCATGCCGACAATGCCTGAAAGCGAGGCATCGAATACCGCCGCCGGCACATTGCCACGCGCGAGGCTGGTCATCGCCACCGACGACGAAATGGTGGAGGGGAGCGCGCAGAGGAAGAACAGGCCCAGCCGCGCTTCATAGCCCAGCACCGGTTGCAGCCCGAAGAACAGCGCAAAGCCGATCAGCGGGAACAGCACGAATGTCGCACCCTGCACCGCCACGTGGATCCGCCAGTTGGTCGCGCCGGCTTTCAGCGCCTGTGGAGAGAGATTGGCGCCGTGGAGGAAGAAGACCAAACCGATCCCGAGCGTCGTCACCAGCCCCATGTGCAGCGGCCCATCCGGTGCGCCCAGATGCGGCGCGACCAGCGCCAGCACCACCGCCGCAAGCATCGCCAACAAGAAGCCGTCAATCTTCATGTCTCATTCCACCCACGCGTGCCGGCACCCGCCACGCGTCGCGCCGGACATGCCAGCGCGCGCGGGGGACCGTTTTCCCGGTACAAAGATCATCGAAACCGAACGCCGCCATGATAGCAGCGCGCGGCTCACCGTGGCGGCCAGGCCTTTGCCGGCGCCTTGAACACCGGGGCGCCAAGCAACGGGCTGGACAATGCGTACGCACCATTTTCGGTGAATGCCCAGATGATGTTGCGATCATATTCGGTGAAGATCGCCAACACGCCCTTGCCAAGCGTATATTCCGGCAGCTCCGACGTATCGGCGAGGCGCGGGATGAAATAGCCCGCGATCTTCGGATCAGCAGGGTTGCTGACATCGAAAAGCTGCACGCCGGCATTGTAGAAGGAATAGGGGATGATCCCCTGCCGCCATGTGCCCGGCTGGCCAATCGAGTTGGAACGCTTCGGCCCGAAATTGCCGCCGCGCTGGCAGAAATGGGTGAATGGAGCCCCCGCGGGCGTTTCGGGTTGTGGCAGCTTCGCAGCGACTTTCAGATGCGCCGGATCGCGCGCATCGACCACGAAAATATCCTTGTACGGCTCGTAGCAGTCGCGGTTCATCGGATAGCCGCTGGTCAGCACATAACCGGTACGCTCATATTGGCTGACGTCGGCGTTATCGAATTCCGTACCGGCAAAACTCGGCGGCGAATTGACGTTGCCAAGCGCGCGCGGCTTCGCCGGATCGCTAAGGTCGAATGACCACAGGCCGAGCCCGCCCATCGCGCCGAACCCGATCTTGCCCCCGTCCTCCAGCGGCTTGGGCAGGAAGATCGGCATGCGCGCGCCCATCCAAGAGGTGCGATTGCCCGCGCGCGGATTCATCAGATAGGCGTTCTCATGATCCTTGTTGCCCAGGATCTGCCCGGGCACCGCGATCTGCGACACGAATTTCGGATCGGCGGGATCAGACATGTCCCACACCTGATAACCCGGCGAATAGAGATAATTGGGATATTCGGTCAGCGCATAGCTGTCGTCCGGCGCAGCGGACAGGATCATATATTTGCCGCCATAATATTCCGGCGAGTCGAGCGAGCCGGAACCCTGCTGCTGGCCGACCGGCGCATCGGGATGCTTATAATCCGTGGTGCGCGTCGCAATCAGCCGCCACTGGCTGGGCAGCGGCCCATCCATCGCGAATACCTTGAAGCCCTTGAGCGAATTGTAATGCCGCTGCGCCGCCACCTTGCCCGGCTGGTCGATCTTCTCGGTCATCAGGCCGTAGCGTCCGATCTCGAACGAAGCGACCATTACTGGTTGGCCGAGCTTGGCGCTCCACACGATCGTCGCGCCGCCGAGATAGTCCTGCACATTATTGGCGTCGAACTTCTCGCTCGATCCCTTGGGCCCCCACACGCCGCCCTTCGAATAGACGGTCCTGCCGTGGCGCGGATCGGTTACGTCGAGGATGCGCAGATAATCGCGATCGTGGACGTACAGATAACGCTTGCCCTTGAAGTCGGCGATGTTCGCCCAGGCGTGGAACGGCGAATCCGCGCCGGGATAGAAGCCCAGAACAGAAACATTCTTGGCGTAGCTTTTCTGGTCCCAGGTCTTCATCGCGCCGGGGAAAGACTGCCCCTCATGCACCTCTGGCGTGGCCTTGGGCCAGACGAACTGGCCGGTCGCCGCGTCCATCCCATAATCGCGCCCCGCGACCAAGGGCGCGGGCTTCCTGTCGGGTGCCAGTTCCAGCCAGCGCCGGAGATAGGGATCGGTAATCTTGCCATCAATCGATCCCGGCGTCCCGGCAGCGGCCGGCGCAGGCTGCACGCTCGTCACCGGATTGTCGGCGGACTGGGCGGCAAGCGTCTGCGGCAACGCGAGCATAAACCCGGCAGCCGCGAGTATCGAGAAGGATGCACGGATCGGCTGCTTGTTCATTCTGCTGTTCCTCCCTGGCGCCGATCGACAACGACCACACCGTTCTTCATCACGAAATTGACGTGTTGCAGGCGGCCGATATCCGCGAGCGGATCTCCGCTCACCGCGATAATATCGGCATATCTTCCCGCCCGGACCGACCCTATTTTGTCGGCCGCACCGAGCAGATCGGCGGCATTTCCCGTGGCAGCCAATATGGCATCCATCGGGGACATCCCGGCTCGGTCCACCATCAGGACGAACTCGCGCGCCTGCGCGACGCCGTGCGGCGACATATCGGTGCCAAAGGCGATCTTCACGCCAGCGCGATAAGCCGCCGCGAGATTGCGAACCATGACGGGCGCCGTCGCCTTCGCCTTAGCAACGCTTTCGGCTTCGAAGACGCCGGGATGCGTATCCATGAACTCCACCCCCGCGACGCCGGCGAGCAGGGTCGGAACCAGATACACGCCATGCGCCTTCATCAGCGCATAGGATTCGGCATCGGCGAACGTCCCGTGCTCGATCGAATCCACGCCAAGCCGCACGGCCGCATCGATCGCCTTCTTGCCATGAGCATGGGCGGCCACCTTCATGCCAAGCGCGTGCGCGGTGGCGACCGCCGCCGCGACCTCGTCATCCGCCATCGCTTTCGCCTGCGGATCATCGCCCAGCGAAATTACGCCGCCGCTCACCATCAGTTTGATCAGATCGGCGCCGCGCATACGTTGCAGCCGCACGGCGCGGCGCGCGCTTTCGGGGCCGTCGATCACCGCTTCGCGCTCGAACGTTCCGGACATGTCGGCCCGCGCCAGTTCCGGTATCAGGCCAGCTGCAGGATCGGCGTGGCCGCCGGTCGGGCTGAGCGCCATCCCCGACACCCACATGCGGGGGCCGGGAATCAATCCTTTCTCGATCGCGCGCTTGAGCGCGATGTCCGTGCCAGCGGGTGCCATGAGATTGCGGATCGACGTGAAGCCCGCCTCAAGCTCCCGTCGCGCCTCCGGCACGGATTGGAACGCGATATCGAGCGGCGTCTCCATTACGCTGCGCGCAATGCGACTACCGGCGCCGTCCGCTTGCGTAATGTGGACATGGCTGTCGATCAGGCCGGGCAGAACCGTTTCATTCGCGAGGTCGATCACCGTTGCAGCGGGATTCTCGATGAAACCGGGTTGAACCGAAACGATCCGCCCGTCCCTGATAACGACCGAGACCTTGTCGAGTACCGTTTTCGATAAACCGTCGATCAGATGGCCCGCATGAATGATGGTCTCGGCCCCGGCACCCTGGGCAGTAATGGGCGCCGCCATTGGACGTGCGCCCGTTTGCTGAGCCAGCGAAAGGGCAAGCACCGTCACAGCAGCTCCAATGAATTTCACGCTGGATCCGCTGCCCGTCATCCCCGCTCCTCCCAAAAGCTATTCTTACCGAAGCCGATGCGCTCGGACTGATCAATCGCCAAGCCACACGGTTCAAAAAATACGACACCCACCGTCGTTAACGCCGGTGGGTGTCGGCCCCGGCTCAATATTTGTAACGAACCGTCAGCCCCCAGGTGCGCGGCACGCCGAGCTTACCGTATGATGCACCGAAGATCTGGAAGAGCTGTGAGATGTTCAGCTTGTTCTGCAGGTTCTTGCCCCACAGTTCCACGTTCCAGTGGCTGCCGCGCGGTTCGAATAACAGCGAGGCGGTCAGATCCGACTGCGGCGGCACCAGTTCCAGCGGATTGTTGGTGATATAGCCATAATAGGATGAGGTACGGCTGTATGCGCCACGCAGCGTCGCATCCATCGCATCGCTGATACCAACCGTATAGGCCGCCCCCGCCATCCATTTGGTCGACGGCACCAGCGGCAGCTTATGCCCGGACTGGTCGACGCCCTGCACGACCAGCGTATCGACCCGCGAATCCTGGTAGCTGAAATTACCATAGAGCTGGAAGTTGCGTACCGGGAAAGCTTGGAATTCCATTTCGACGCCCTGATTGTGCGTCTTGCCGGCATTGCCCGTGACGACAATATTCGGACCGCCCGGGATCGGTGATGGAATAACCTCCGACACCTGAAGGTTGGTATATTCAAGCTTGAACGCAGAAATGTTCAACCGTGCGCGATGATTGAACAGATCGGCCTTGAACCCGGCCTCATAGTTCCAGACCTTTTCTTCGATATATGGCGTTTCGGCGGAAAGTTTTTCGTTGGAGACATCGTTGAAACCACCGCTCTTGAACCCTTGCGATACGGTCGCATAGAGGAACACCGATGGCGTCGCTTGGTAGTTTATCGTGAAGCTCGGCGTCGCCGCCTGGAATGTTTTCTTACCGGCGGCATTGAACGTCGGCACCGTAACACCGTTCACTGTAAATGGCGCGCCATAGCTCTTGCCCGATGGCGTTTCCGTGAACTCCTTGTGATCGCTGCTCCAGCGCAATCCAGCCTGCAACTTCAGCTTATCGGTGATATTGTAGCTGACGTTACCAAATAGCGCGAAAGCGTCCGTAGTTCCCGTTGAGTCGTAACGAGTCCGCCCGTTAAACCCGTAATAGTTGTTGAACTGAAAATCGACGATCGCGGTGTGGATCGAACGCTCGTGGAAATAGTAAGCACCGAGCAGCCAGCGGAACGCTGAATCATTGTCCGACGCCAGCCGGAATTCCTGCGAATATTGCCGCGTGCGATAGTCGTCTTCCTGCGTAAACAGGATATTGCTGAGCGCGGAATTGATCGCGGGCGGCCCGATCGGCGCAGGCTGGGTGCCCGTCGAGGGCGAGCGCGAAGCCAGCGTACCGTAACGATAAGCGGTGACCGAGGTGAAATTGCCGATCGGCGTATTCCAGTCGACATTCAGACTACCGCCCGAATTGTTGATATTGCCGAAGCCATTGTCGTTGGCACCATTGCCGACGCGTGGATTGGCATATGGCGCACCGGAATAGGGACCGCGCACCGCAGTGACCCACCAAGACCCGGTTCCGCGCCGGACCGTCGTGTCAAGGTTGAGCGTGATGTCGAGATTGCTGGTGGGCGTGAAGCGCAGGGCGGCGCTGACACCCGTCATCCGCTGATCATCGATGCCGCTGTGGGTGGTGGTGTTATAGTCGTAACCGTCATGGTTACGCGTCGTCACCGCCACCTTGGCATAGACGTTGTCGGCGATCTCACCCGAAATGTACCCGCCGGCGTCGCGCGTATTGTAATTGCCGACCGTCACCTCGCCGCCAGCGCGCGTCTCCGGCCCCGGCTTGGTGCTGTAGAAGGAAATTGCGCCGCCGATCGTATTGCGACCGAACAAGGTGCCCTGCGGGCCGCGCAACACCTCGACGCGCTCGATATCCATGAAATCTGTGTTCACGAGGAACGGACGGCCGAAATAGGCTTCGTTCACGAACACGCCGACCGATCCGTCCGCCGTTGCCGAACGGTTGTTGGCATTGCCGAGGCCGCGGATCGTGTAATTGGTGATGCCAACCTGGGTCGAATAGATTTGCAGGCCGGGCACCTGAAATTTCAAGTCGTCCGTGTTCTGGATACCGCGCGCCTGAAGATCGGCGGCGGAAAGCGCGGTGACCGCAACGGGCACACGCTGCGCGCTTTCCTCACGCCGGGTCGCGGTCACGATAATGTCGCTGACCTGGCCCTGCTTCGTCGCGGCTGCCTCGTCCGGCTGGCTCTGTGTCGCCGCCGGCTGCTCCTCCGCGAAGGCCGGGGTCGCCCCGATAGCACCAAGCCCGGAAAGGATTGCCGTGGACACCAGCCACGACGATTTCACCCCATGTTTCATTTCGCTCATCCTCCCCGCCCCCGTATTCGTCTGGTAAGGCCTGAGCTAAATCTGGAAGAGACGTCTATGATCAGCAAATAATAGATCGCATTGCTGATATAACGGAATTGTCATATTCGATCGGTGCCCGACAACGGGGATTGCGGCAAACGCGAAAGCGCCGCGCGCGTAATCCGCACACGGCGCTTTCCAATATTTTCTTATCTTTATATGATCTTGTGGACTATTTGACCGCAACACGCCCCGGATGCACCGTTCCGCATTTGCCGCAGGTGCGCAATTCTTCGCTCGCATAGAAAGCGTCGAATAGCGGTGGCAGATCGGCAACGATGCTCTTCAATTGCACCTCGACGCGATGCACCACTTCGCCGCAGCCGTCGCAATACCATTGGAACGCATCGATCAGCCCCTCCGGCCGCTGACGTTCGATCACCAGCCCGACGCTGCCCGGCACCGATCGCTGCGGCGAATGCGGCACGAACGGCGGCAACAAGAATATCTCGCCCTCGCGGATCGGCATGTCCTCGGGCTTCCCGTCGACCCATAGCCGCAACACCATGTCGCCCTGCAACTGGTAGAAAAACTCCTCCAGCGGATCGACATGATAATCGCTGCGCTGGTTCGGGCCGCCGACCACCGTGACGATGAAATCGCTGTCCTGCCAGATCTGGGCATTGCCGACCGGCGGTTTCAACCGATCGCGATGCGCCTCGATCCAGCCCTTGAAATCGAACGGACGACCGTAACGCAGAACGTCACTCATACGGATGCTCC
Protein-coding sequences here:
- the ccoN gene encoding cytochrome-c oxidase, cbb3-type subunit I; the encoded protein is MANDISASAGWLFLALLASFAAATAVDGGFAVHMGIAAAAAFFVAVRGLGAKPKDGMGPRVSPATAGQYYDDVIRWGVIATVFWGIVGFLVGVFIAAQLTFPQLNLGEYVNFGRIRPLHTSAVIFAFGGNALIATSFYVVQRTCRARLFWPNLANFVFWGYQLFIVLAATGYVMGITEAREYAEPEWYVDIWLTIVWVAYLVVFVGTIVRRSEPHIYVANWFYLAFIITIAMLHIVNNLSMPVSLVGSKSYSAFSGVQDALTQWWYGHNAVGFFLTAGFLGMMYYFVPKQAERPVYSYRLSIVHFWSLIFLYIWAGPHHLHYTALPDWAQTLGMVFSVMLWMPSWGGMINGLMTLNGAWDKIRTDPIIRMMVFALAFYGMSTFEGPMMSIKTVNSLSHYTNWTIGHVHSGALGWNGMITFGAIYFMTPRLWGRERLYSLRMVNWHFWCATLGIVLYASAMWVAGIMQGLMWREYGDDGYLVYSFAEVVAALHPYYLIRTLGGLLYITGAFFMAWNVWMTIRGRLREEAPMSDAPFDPARDRPLVSAQAR
- a CDS encoding Crp/Fnr family transcriptional regulator → MRDTSLCAALEDRELAALHVSRSRHIMPAGYPMGDCGDLCANIVSGALKLSLHAKDGREQIVDLMFAGDFLGTPRVREQIVTATTLAQTEICAFSRHDFAHALDTFPPMRRMLVERAIAASERARGRLRMLGHSSARERVAVFILYITAHADGKPVRIPLRREEVANFLGLAAETVSRQLGHLRAEGVITLVNARDCTVLDHERLCAIARSPNF
- the hemN gene encoding oxygen-independent coproporphyrinogen III oxidase — translated: MWTYYPELLATPVPRYTSFPTAAEFGEIDARDMKEALEGVAADAPVSLYLHIPYCHEICWYCGCNTGAANRTARVAAYLERLTEEVRLVARHLGGRGRVGRIAFGGGSPNALSPHQFAALLREVRTAFDCANAAVSVELDPRRFEARWDEAFASASVTRASLGVQTFSPELQRAIGRVQPTEMIAEVTARLRAAGVSSINFDLMYGLPGQDASLLLDTIDIALEMQPDRLAVFGYAHVPHLIPRQRQIDSRALPGAEARFRQAEAAHSRLAGAGWQSIGFDHFAQPHDELALAARSETLRRNFQGFTDDTADVLVGLGASAISMFPGLLVQNEKNVGRYHLRIAHGGFASARGVRRDRIDRRRGLAIEQLLCRGSVDLTGLPDRSTIRERMAPFAACGLVRWLGERLILAPEAMPYARAIAATIDPYSQHSATRFSSAV
- a CDS encoding Crp/Fnr family transcriptional regulator, whose translation is MSSCDLCAIRNRAICSALDAKEIETLNAIGRRQQLAAGEPLIWEGEDSVRVANVIEGTLKLSSGTRDGREQIVGLVYPSDFIGRPFADTANHEVTALTDARVCVFNRRDFDAFTREHPALEHKLLEHTLNDLDRTRRWMLLLGRKSASEKIACLLLEMSERLAFPNCKAGFEAAHQHLSLPFSRQQIADLLGLTIETVSRQFTRLKKEGVIDLPSRREVIILDHARLLVEAG
- a CDS encoding discoidin domain-containing protein; the protein is MKRLLSASAIALFCLASCGKVEREKADQVPVPPDENNILHITWGGIAMADPGEEKRHWSNWTINLLDGSTAYGWTSDKNATFPHNLQFELAGIGKVKAFVVDTRFTPILREDGSSSQSAEGSPVRKFAILGSTTGPDGPYTTILQGEAKPNTRSEFPLPKEISTRWIKLQIDSNWDGKGATRLAEFEALGTLAERGVTDTADASGVYAHEYGPIAIRQKGNEIFGCYNSGVGALRGTIYGRIMRLTWFSAPEKSIGAATLVPAHDRLYGFWYRYSDKMGSPWNAAKIGGLEKADPACRKALYPES
- a CDS encoding bile acid:sodium symporter, with protein sequence MKIDGFLLAMLAAVVLALVAPHLGAPDGPLHMGLVTTLGIGLVFFLHGANLSPQALKAGATNWRIHVAVQGATFVLFPLIGFALFFGLQPVLGYEARLGLFFLCALPSTISSSVAMTSLARGNVPAAVFDASLSGIVGMAITPMLIATIVAVSGKPFPILPAIADIAMTLLLPFAVGQVMRPLIAKRLAANKRIINLLDRGVIVLIVYSAFCESTASGLWWRYSPWVIGEIAVIAGGLLALVLWLTMNVSRAWGFSLPDEVTTVFCGSKKSLANGAPIAKILFAGSSALGMIMLPIILYHQLQLIVCSVLARRYAARAEGRPGDAQKSAERLRT